A single region of the Streptomyces sp. AM 4-1-1 genome encodes:
- a CDS encoding phosphotransferase family protein has product MNSVPPPGLDPGRLRGYLDRERPGLLSGPLEARIIEGGRSNLTYLVTDGARRWVVRRPPLGHVLATAHDMRREHRVISALRPTAVPVPGTVLLCEDEAVLGAPFYVMEYVAGTPYRTAAELAPLGAERTRAVVLGLVDTLVELHAVDPEGVGLGDFGHPDGFLVRQLRRWEKQLEASRSRELPGVDELRAALGRDLPHSPAPTVVHGDYRLDNVLIGPDDSIRAVLDWEMSTLGDPLTDLGLLVMYSSGAVLPRSPVPTTSGAPGHPAPAELIERYAAGCGRDTSAIAWYTAFAWFKLAVILEGIHYRHTLGRTVGAGFDRIGELVPVFVEHGLTTLQEG; this is encoded by the coding sequence ATGAACTCGGTCCCCCCGCCAGGTCTCGACCCCGGACGGCTGCGCGGGTATCTCGACCGTGAGCGTCCCGGGCTGCTGAGCGGGCCGCTGGAAGCCCGGATCATCGAGGGCGGGCGCTCCAATCTGACGTACCTCGTCACCGACGGCGCACGGAGGTGGGTCGTGCGCCGGCCGCCGCTCGGCCATGTCCTGGCCACCGCGCACGACATGCGGCGCGAGCACCGGGTGATCAGCGCGCTGCGTCCGACGGCCGTGCCGGTGCCCGGGACGGTGCTGCTGTGCGAGGACGAGGCCGTGCTGGGGGCGCCGTTCTACGTCATGGAGTACGTGGCGGGCACCCCGTACCGCACCGCCGCCGAGCTGGCCCCGCTGGGCGCGGAGCGCACCCGGGCGGTCGTGCTCGGTCTCGTCGACACCCTCGTGGAGCTGCACGCGGTGGACCCGGAAGGGGTCGGGCTCGGCGACTTCGGCCATCCCGACGGATTCCTCGTACGGCAACTACGGCGCTGGGAGAAGCAGTTGGAGGCGTCCCGCAGTCGTGAGCTGCCCGGCGTCGACGAGTTGCGCGCGGCGCTCGGCCGCGATCTGCCCCACTCCCCCGCACCGACCGTGGTGCACGGCGACTACCGCCTGGACAACGTGCTGATCGGCCCGGACGACTCGATCAGGGCCGTCCTCGACTGGGAGATGTCGACCCTCGGCGATCCGCTGACCGACCTCGGTCTGCTGGTGATGTACAGCTCCGGGGCCGTACTGCCGCGATCCCCGGTGCCCACCACCAGCGGCGCGCCGGGACACCCCGCCCCGGCCGAGCTGATCGAGCGGTACGCGGCCGGCTGCGGCCGGGACACCTCCGCCATCGCCTGGTACACGGCGTTCGCGTGGTTCAAGCTCGCCGTGATCCTGGAGGGCATCCACTACCGCCACACGCTGGGCCGGACCGTCGGGGCCGGCTTCGACCGGATCGGCGAACTCGTCCCCGTCTTCGTCGAGCACGGCCTCACCACCCTCCAGGAAGGCTGA
- a CDS encoding AMP-binding protein → MSESGYASKPWLALLSDAQRAPLAPAETLLHAFRAGVARAPEHPALAYFDGRLSYRETYELSDSVAGHLAAEGLRRGDRVAVMLQNTPHFVLALLGAWKTGAVVVPVNPMYKSAEAGHVLDDAGATALICADHAWESHLRDTAARARTVRIVLTTSEHDLQTRDDPRVLGSARLPHPSDTHDLVTVARRGTAAPADPGLRATDTALISYTSGTSGAPKGAMNTHGNIMFNAERQRAGHPVPEGACYFALAPLFHITGLVCELATCVGNAGTLALAHRFHPGVVLDAFTEHRPAYTVGPSTAFMALAAHPGVTREHFASFRIISSGGAPLPPALVERFRKDLGPYLRNGYGLTECTAPCASVPPHREAPVDPVSGTLSVGVPGPDTVVRIIDEHGADLPFGEPGEIAVRGPQVVPGYWKRPEATAAAFPDGELRTGDIGFMDREGWLHVIDRKKDMINASGFKVWPREVEDVLHTHPAVREAAVVGVPDAYRGETVRAYVSLRPGATAGPDELSAYCEQRLAAYKYPREVEILAELPKTASGKILRRDLRPPHRTPPS, encoded by the coding sequence ATGTCCGAGTCCGGCTACGCGTCGAAACCCTGGCTCGCCCTGCTCAGCGACGCCCAGCGCGCCCCCCTCGCACCCGCCGAAACTCTGCTGCACGCCTTCCGGGCCGGCGTCGCACGCGCTCCGGAGCACCCGGCACTCGCCTACTTCGACGGCCGCCTGAGCTACCGCGAGACCTACGAACTCTCGGACTCGGTGGCCGGGCACCTCGCGGCCGAAGGACTGCGGCGCGGCGACCGCGTCGCCGTCATGCTCCAGAACACCCCGCACTTCGTCCTCGCGCTGCTCGGTGCCTGGAAGACCGGGGCCGTCGTCGTCCCGGTCAACCCGATGTACAAGTCGGCCGAGGCCGGCCATGTGCTGGACGACGCGGGGGCGACCGCGCTGATCTGCGCCGACCACGCCTGGGAGTCCCATCTGCGGGACACCGCCGCGCGGGCCCGGACCGTCCGGATCGTCCTCACCACGTCCGAACACGACCTCCAGACCCGCGACGACCCGCGCGTCCTCGGCTCCGCGCGGCTGCCGCACCCGTCCGATACGCACGACCTGGTGACCGTCGCCCGCCGGGGCACCGCCGCGCCCGCCGACCCCGGACTCCGCGCGACGGACACCGCGTTGATCAGCTACACGTCCGGAACCAGCGGCGCCCCCAAGGGCGCCATGAACACCCACGGCAACATCATGTTCAACGCCGAGCGCCAGCGCGCCGGCCACCCCGTCCCCGAAGGCGCCTGCTACTTCGCGCTCGCCCCGCTCTTCCACATCACCGGCCTGGTCTGTGAACTGGCCACCTGCGTCGGCAACGCCGGGACCCTCGCCCTCGCGCACCGCTTCCACCCCGGCGTCGTCCTCGACGCGTTCACCGAACACCGGCCCGCCTACACCGTCGGCCCGTCCACCGCGTTCATGGCCCTCGCCGCCCATCCCGGCGTCACCCGCGAGCACTTCGCCTCGTTCCGGATCATCTCGTCGGGCGGTGCCCCGCTGCCGCCCGCCCTGGTGGAGCGGTTCCGGAAGGACCTCGGCCCGTACCTCCGCAACGGTTACGGCCTCACCGAGTGCACGGCGCCCTGTGCCTCCGTACCGCCCCACCGGGAGGCCCCCGTCGACCCGGTCTCCGGCACCCTCTCGGTCGGCGTGCCGGGACCCGACACCGTCGTCCGGATCATCGACGAGCACGGAGCCGACCTGCCCTTCGGCGAACCGGGCGAGATCGCGGTACGCGGCCCACAGGTCGTCCCCGGGTACTGGAAGCGGCCCGAGGCCACCGCGGCCGCCTTCCCGGACGGCGAACTGCGCACCGGGGACATCGGGTTCATGGACCGGGAAGGCTGGCTCCACGTCATCGACCGCAAGAAGGACATGATCAACGCCTCCGGGTTCAAGGTCTGGCCGCGCGAGGTCGAGGACGTCCTCCACACCCACCCCGCCGTCCGCGAGGCGGCCGTCGTCGGGGTCCCCGACGCCTACCGGGGCGAGACGGTCCGCGCCTACGTGAGCCTGCGCCCCGGCGCCACGGCCGGACCCGACGAACTGAGCGCGTACTGCGAACAACGCCTCGCCGCCTACAAGTACCCCCGCGAGGTCGAGATCCTGGCCGAACTGCCGAAGACGGCGAGTGGGAAGATCCTCAGGCGGGACCTGCGTCCCCCGCACCGGACCCCGCCCTCCTGA
- a CDS encoding acyl-CoA dehydrogenase family protein: MDFAFDARTEELRGRLLAFMDEFVLPAEEVAREQRARLASPWDTPPVVADLKAEARARGLWNLFLPDAGHGAGLTNLQYAPLAEITGHSPQLAPTALNCAAPDTGNMEVLAQFGSPEQRRRWLRPLLDGEIRSAFAMTEPEVASSDATNVETRIARDGDDYVVNGRKWYISGAMNPDCAVFVVMGKTDPDGADIRRRQSMILVPRDTPGLEVRRAMRVYGYEDHAHGGHAEIVLTDVRVPAANLVGEEGGGFAIAQARLGPGRVHHCMRLIGMAERAIELMCRRAVARTAFGRPLAEQGVVRNWIADARVAVEQLRLLVLKTAWLMDTTGNRGAHTEIQAIKIATPRAVTDILDRAIQLHGAGGVGQDFPLAELWASARTLRLADGPDEVHQRSLARRELKKYR; encoded by the coding sequence ATGGACTTCGCGTTCGACGCCCGCACCGAGGAGTTGCGCGGCAGACTGCTCGCCTTCATGGACGAGTTCGTCCTCCCGGCCGAGGAGGTGGCGCGGGAGCAGCGCGCACGCCTCGCGTCGCCGTGGGACACCCCGCCGGTGGTGGCGGACCTGAAGGCCGAGGCGCGTGCGCGGGGCCTGTGGAACCTCTTCCTGCCGGACGCCGGGCACGGGGCGGGGCTGACGAACCTCCAGTACGCCCCGCTGGCCGAGATCACCGGCCACAGTCCGCAGTTGGCGCCGACCGCGCTGAACTGCGCGGCCCCGGACACCGGGAACATGGAGGTGCTGGCCCAGTTCGGGTCACCGGAACAGCGGAGGCGGTGGCTGCGGCCGTTGCTCGACGGGGAGATCCGGTCGGCGTTCGCGATGACCGAGCCGGAGGTGGCCTCGTCGGACGCGACGAACGTCGAGACCCGGATCGCGCGGGACGGCGACGACTACGTCGTCAACGGCCGCAAGTGGTACATCTCGGGGGCGATGAACCCGGACTGCGCGGTCTTCGTCGTGATGGGGAAGACCGATCCGGACGGCGCCGACATCCGTCGCCGGCAGTCGATGATCCTGGTGCCGCGCGACACCCCGGGCCTCGAAGTGCGCCGGGCGATGCGGGTGTACGGGTACGAGGACCACGCGCACGGAGGTCACGCCGAGATCGTCCTCACCGACGTACGAGTGCCCGCGGCGAACCTCGTCGGCGAGGAGGGCGGCGGTTTCGCCATCGCCCAGGCACGGCTGGGACCGGGCCGTGTCCACCACTGCATGCGGCTGATCGGGATGGCGGAGCGCGCCATCGAGCTGATGTGCCGGCGGGCGGTGGCGCGTACGGCGTTCGGCAGGCCGCTGGCCGAGCAGGGCGTCGTGCGGAACTGGATCGCGGATGCCCGGGTCGCGGTGGAGCAGTTGCGGCTGCTGGTGCTGAAGACGGCCTGGCTGATGGACACGACGGGCAATCGCGGGGCGCACACCGAGATCCAGGCCATCAAGATCGCCACCCCGCGCGCGGTCACCGACATCCTCGACCGGGCGATCCAGTTGCACGGTGCGGGCGGAGTCGGCCAGGACTTCCCGCTGGCGGAGCTGTGGGCGTCGGCGCGGACGCTGCGGCTGGCGGACGGCCCCGACGAGGTGCATCAGCGGTCGCTGGCGCGGCGGGAACTCAAAAAGTACCGGTAG
- a CDS encoding TetR/AcrR family transcriptional regulator produces MAGTTEESAAPVPQRLLAAATRLFAERGYDRTSVQEIVEAAGVTKGALYHYFGSKEDLLQEVYARVLRLQQERLDAFANADAPVERRLRDAAADVVVTTIENLDDASIFFRSMHHLSPEKNRQVRVERRRYHERFRALVEEGQRAGVFSTDTPADLVVEYHFGSVHHLSTWYRPDGPLSRQQVADHLADLLLRALRP; encoded by the coding sequence ATGGCCGGGACGACCGAGGAGAGCGCCGCGCCCGTCCCCCAGCGACTGCTGGCCGCCGCCACCCGGCTGTTCGCCGAGCGCGGCTACGACCGCACCTCGGTCCAGGAGATCGTCGAGGCGGCGGGCGTCACCAAGGGCGCGCTCTACCACTACTTCGGCTCCAAGGAGGACCTGCTCCAGGAGGTCTACGCCCGGGTGCTCAGGCTCCAGCAGGAGCGCCTCGACGCCTTCGCGAACGCCGACGCCCCCGTCGAGCGGAGGCTCCGGGACGCCGCAGCCGACGTCGTCGTCACCACCATCGAGAACCTCGACGACGCCTCGATCTTCTTCCGCTCGATGCACCATCTGAGTCCGGAGAAGAACCGGCAGGTGCGGGTCGAGCGCCGCCGCTACCACGAACGCTTCCGCGCCCTCGTCGAGGAGGGCCAGCGCGCCGGGGTGTTCTCCACGGACACCCCCGCCGACCTGGTGGTCGAATACCACTTCGGCTCGGTCCACCATCTGTCCACCTGGTACCGGCCGGACGGGCCGCTCAGCCGGCAGCAGGTCGCCGACCATCTGGCGGACCTGCTGCTGCGGGCGCTGCGCCCCTGA